The following proteins are co-located in the Mus caroli chromosome 7, CAROLI_EIJ_v1.1, whole genome shotgun sequence genome:
- the Inafm1 gene encoding putative transmembrane protein INAFM1 — protein MRGSSCVGSGGESPGGTGLSEGPRGRWLRLAPVCAYFLCVSLAAVLLAVYYGLIWVPTRPPAGPADPLPSAAAAPCARAAPPIPPPAASCLLGASGGPRPQPGLPRSRRHSRHPAPGATRETARRAPG, from the coding sequence ATGCGGGGCTCGAGCTgcgtgggcagtggtggcgagaGCCCCGGTGGTACGGGGCTGAGCGAGGGGCCCCGTGGCCGATGGCTGCGGCTCGCCCCTGTCTGCGcctacttcctgtgtgtgtccttggCCGCTGTGCTGCTTGCTGTGTACTACGGGCTCATCTGGGTTCCCACGCGGCCGCCTGCGGGCCCTGCCGACCCCCTGCCCAGCGCTGCGGCCGCTCCGTGTGCTCGAGCAGCACCGCCCATCCCGCCTCCGGCCGCATCCTGTTTGCTAGGGGCCTCCGGCGGGCCACGACCGCAGCCAGGACTGCCACGGAGCCGCCGCCACAGCCGCCACCCAGCTCCGGGAGCGACGCGGGAGACCGCGCGCCGAGCGCCTGGATAG